A window from Acidimicrobiia bacterium encodes these proteins:
- a CDS encoding ATP-binding cassette domain-containing protein yields the protein MAGMIHAEGLVKRYGDVVALDGLDLDVPEGTILGLLGPNGAGKTTAVSILTTLLEPDEGTATVAGVDVRTQPKEVRRRIGLSGQFAAVDEVLTGFENLDMIGRLYHLGRKQARERARRLLEEFDLADAADRPVKGYSGGMRRRLDVAGALVAHPPVLFLDEPSTGLDPRSRADLWRLIEGLVADGATLLLTTQYLEEADELADEILVIDHGHAIARGTSGELKAQVGGERIQVTVVDTAQLETARRVVERVATGDVEVDTRTATVVAPVGRGASDLMESLRGLDADGVELADVGLRRPTLDDVFLTLTGHVAEHEANDPAGDEQHRGDRGAERVVT from the coding sequence ATGGCCGGGATGATCCACGCCGAGGGGCTCGTCAAGAGGTACGGAGACGTCGTCGCGCTCGACGGTCTCGACCTCGACGTTCCCGAGGGCACGATCCTCGGCCTTCTCGGTCCGAACGGCGCGGGCAAGACGACGGCGGTGTCGATCCTCACGACGCTGCTCGAGCCCGACGAGGGGACGGCCACGGTCGCCGGCGTCGACGTGCGTACACAGCCCAAGGAAGTGCGGCGCCGCATCGGGCTCTCGGGTCAGTTCGCCGCCGTCGACGAGGTTCTCACCGGGTTCGAGAACCTCGACATGATCGGGCGCCTCTACCACCTCGGGCGGAAACAGGCGCGGGAGCGTGCACGCCGGCTCCTCGAGGAGTTCGACCTCGCCGACGCCGCTGACCGCCCGGTGAAGGGGTACTCGGGCGGGATGCGCCGGCGCCTCGACGTGGCCGGGGCACTCGTGGCCCACCCGCCCGTGCTCTTTCTCGACGAGCCTTCCACAGGGCTCGACCCGCGCAGTCGCGCCGATCTGTGGCGGCTCATCGAGGGTCTCGTCGCCGACGGCGCCACGCTCCTCCTGACAACGCAGTACCTCGAGGAGGCCGACGAGCTCGCCGACGAGATCCTCGTGATCGACCACGGCCACGCCATCGCCCGGGGTACGTCCGGCGAGCTCAAGGCCCAGGTGGGAGGGGAGCGGATCCAGGTGACCGTGGTGGACACGGCGCAGCTCGAGACGGCCCGACGCGTCGTGGAGCGTGTCGCCACCGGTGACGTCGAGGTCGACACGAGGACTGCGACGGTCGTGGCGCCCGTGGGCCGTGGGGCCTCCGATCTGATGGAGTCTCTCCGGGGCCTCGATGCCGACGGTGTGGAGCTCGCCGACGTCGGTCTGCGCCGACCCACGCTCGACGATGTGTTCCTGACCCTGACGGGCCATGTCGCCGAGCACGAGGCCAACGACCCCGCCGGAGACGAGCAGCATCGCGGCGACCGGGGCGCGGAGAGGGTTGTCACGTGA
- a CDS encoding PilT/PilU family type 4a pilus ATPase yields MLDLENLLRHSVEQDASDVHLKVGSPPYMRIDGHLVPTEFEPMEPADTERVAFAIMPPSRAEEFHATNEADFAHAIAGVGRFRVNVFRQRGSVGVVMRRVLSGIPSLAELGMPPVLERLAGEPRGLVLVTGPTGSGKTTTLGAMIDHINETQRRHIVTIEDPIEVLHPDKTSIVNQREIGTDTEDFHTALKRVLRQDPDVILIGEMRDPETVHAALSAAETGHLVFSTLHTIGAKESIDRVIEFFPPHQQQQVRHTLAGSLRGLVSQRLIERRDGEGRVPAVEVCVNTGRVFDKIVNAGQTHEIENIIADGEYYGMQTFDQSILQLFKDELVSLRDALGMASHPHDLRLAIEQAGLIASSMDRERTTA; encoded by the coding sequence GTGCTCGACCTCGAGAATCTGCTTCGCCACTCCGTCGAACAGGACGCGTCCGACGTCCACCTGAAGGTCGGCTCGCCGCCCTACATGCGCATCGACGGCCACCTGGTACCCACCGAGTTCGAGCCGATGGAGCCCGCCGACACCGAGCGTGTCGCCTTCGCCATCATGCCGCCGTCGCGCGCCGAGGAGTTCCACGCCACCAACGAGGCCGACTTCGCGCACGCCATCGCAGGTGTCGGCCGGTTCCGGGTGAACGTGTTCCGCCAGCGCGGCTCGGTCGGGGTGGTCATGCGGCGTGTGCTGTCGGGGATCCCCAGCCTCGCCGAGCTCGGCATGCCACCCGTGCTCGAACGGCTCGCCGGTGAGCCGCGAGGGCTCGTACTCGTGACCGGCCCGACCGGGTCGGGGAAGACCACGACGCTCGGGGCGATGATCGACCACATCAACGAGACCCAGCGCCGCCACATCGTGACCATCGAGGACCCCATCGAAGTGCTGCACCCCGACAAGACCTCGATCGTCAACCAGCGTGAGATCGGCACCGACACCGAGGACTTCCACACCGCACTCAAGAGGGTGCTGCGCCAGGACCCCGACGTGATCCTCATCGGTGAGATGCGCGACCCCGAGACGGTGCATGCTGCCCTGTCGGCCGCCGAGACGGGCCACCTCGTCTTCTCGACGCTGCACACCATCGGAGCCAAGGAGTCGATCGACCGCGTGATCGAGTTCTTCCCCCCGCACCAGCAGCAGCAGGTGCGCCACACCCTGGCAGGCTCCCTGCGCGGGCTCGTCAGCCAGCGGCTCATCGAGCGACGTGACGGCGAGGGACGCGTGCCCGCCGTCGAGGTCTGCGTCAACACCGGCCGCGTGTTCGACAAGATCGTGAACGCCGGCCAGACCCACGAGATCGAGAACATCATCGCCGACGGCGAGTACTACGGCATGCAGACCTTCGACCAGAGCATCCTCCAGCTCTTCAAGGACGAGCTCGTGTCGCTGCGCGACGCCCTCGGCATGGCGTCGCACCCCCACGACCTGCGCCTCGCCATCGAGCAGGCCGGCCTCATCGCCTCCTCCATGGACCGCGAGCGCACGACCGCCTGA
- a CDS encoding histone deacetylase codes for MLLVSSDPWFAAHDTGHGHPERAARLDAAARGLDAAGLRDARVELEPRAATPRELARVHDPTYLASMERFCAEGGGMVDPDTRAGVDSWTAATHAAGSGLQAIDFLRGGRGDAAFLAVRPPGHHAGRSRAMGFCLLNSVAVAAASLTAVGERVAILDWDAHHGNGTQDLFWNDPDVLYCSVHEFPLFPHTGRLDETGGEDAAGTVCNVPVPAGATGDVYLEAFDTVLEPLIEHFDPDWVLVSAGFDAHRADPLTGLMLSSGDFAALAARVAALAPGRTVAYLEGGYDEEALVDSVAVTTAALVPGATEPPHDPATGGGPGRDVVAAAREVHGEALDSHG; via the coding sequence GTGTTGCTCGTCTCCTCCGACCCGTGGTTCGCCGCCCACGACACGGGTCACGGGCATCCCGAGCGTGCGGCGCGGCTGGACGCCGCGGCGCGTGGGCTCGACGCAGCCGGCCTCCGCGACGCACGGGTCGAGTTGGAGCCCCGTGCCGCGACACCTCGGGAGCTCGCACGCGTCCACGATCCCACGTATCTGGCGTCGATGGAACGATTCTGCGCTGAGGGTGGCGGCATGGTGGATCCCGACACGCGGGCGGGCGTCGACTCGTGGACCGCCGCCACGCACGCTGCGGGATCGGGCCTCCAGGCCATCGACTTCCTGCGGGGCGGCCGTGGCGACGCCGCCTTCCTCGCGGTGAGACCACCCGGTCACCACGCCGGCCGCTCGCGGGCGATGGGCTTCTGCCTCCTCAACAGCGTGGCGGTCGCCGCGGCGTCGCTCACGGCGGTGGGAGAGCGCGTGGCGATCCTCGACTGGGACGCCCACCACGGCAACGGCACCCAGGACCTGTTCTGGAACGACCCCGACGTCCTCTACTGCTCGGTGCACGAGTTCCCGCTTTTTCCCCACACCGGCCGACTCGATGAGACCGGCGGAGAGGACGCCGCCGGAACGGTCTGCAACGTTCCGGTCCCCGCCGGCGCCACCGGCGACGTCTACCTCGAGGCCTTCGACACGGTCCTGGAACCCCTGATCGAGCACTTCGACCCCGACTGGGTCCTGGTGTCGGCGGGCTTCGACGCCCACCGCGCCGATCCGCTCACCGGCCTGATGCTGTCGTCGGGCGACTTCGCCGCTCTCGCTGCACGCGTCGCCGCCCTCGCCCCCGGGCGGACCGTCGCCTACCTCGAGGGCGGCTACGACGAGGAGGCCCTCGTCGACTCGGTGGCCGTCACGACCGCAGCCCTCGTGCCCGGGGCGACGGAGCCGCCCCACGATCCGGCCACCGGAGGGGGCCCGGGCCGGGACGTGGTGGCAGCCGCACGGGAGGTCCACGGCGAGGCACTCGATTCCCACGGATAG
- a CDS encoding GNAT family N-acetyltransferase produces the protein MTTQTLRWRGGWVRLGTWRGSDGLASLTLGAESPPSPEFVGECIERLRECGYTSVVTNALTAADSLPFVDAGFRVRERLHLLAHDMADIPEPHIATRRARRRDRPGVLTLDAEAFEPFWRLDAQGLTDALAATPSSRFRTIREDEGITAYGIAGRAGRQGYIQRIAVDPSHRRSGRGRALIADALVWLNGRGARRTVVNTQERNTGAFLLYEACGFEKLPVGLSVLGRDL, from the coding sequence GTGACGACACAGACACTGCGCTGGCGAGGCGGCTGGGTACGTCTCGGGACGTGGCGCGGCAGCGACGGCCTCGCGTCCCTCACCTTGGGCGCGGAGTCACCGCCGAGCCCCGAGTTCGTGGGTGAGTGCATCGAGCGACTGCGCGAGTGCGGCTACACGTCGGTGGTCACCAACGCCCTGACCGCCGCCGACTCGCTCCCCTTCGTCGACGCCGGCTTCCGAGTACGTGAGCGCCTTCACCTCCTGGCCCACGACATGGCCGACATCCCTGAGCCGCACATCGCCACCCGCAGAGCACGCCGACGCGACCGCCCCGGCGTCCTCACTCTCGACGCGGAGGCCTTCGAGCCGTTCTGGCGGCTCGACGCGCAGGGCCTCACCGACGCACTTGCCGCCACACCGAGCTCCCGGTTCCGTACCATCCGTGAGGACGAGGGGATCACGGCCTACGGGATCGCGGGGCGCGCCGGGCGCCAGGGCTACATCCAGCGCATCGCCGTCGACCCGTCCCACCGTCGCAGCGGTCGTGGACGAGCGCTCATCGCCGACGCCCTGGTCTGGCTGAACGGCCGCGGTGCCCGCCGCACCGTCGTGAACACGCAGGAGAGGAACACCGGCGCCTTCCTGCTCTACGAGGCGTGCGGATTCGAGAAGCTCCCGGTCGGCCTCAGCGTGCTCGGGCGCGACCTGTGA
- a CDS encoding DUF6049 family protein, which produces MTASGRRAGKAGVRLAVAVAAGAALASGLLQPSPATAGDDTGEAVDGVVGTIALVDQPPWVELGGATELVVAVNGATPDTEIAVTVHQATTSGTGFAETLFGDNLGSTLGQISIPPADLEAEGGGLRIPVLLDPALPSTISFPAVSLPGVYPVVVELRDPTTGLVGDGFITYLVVADTTAAGAVAEQLRVAWIWQLVADPTFNADGAPDERVVSEFRSDGRLGRIATRVPDRTDVAVTLAPSPETVESWATLATADEDSDGSGATLAGAPSGGNGSSTTTTTPAAITPGLDAMLEAVRGGQQLLSGPFVPVDAPSLVSAGMAPQLDQELIAGAFSLGSTFSVGVDPETAVAVPVDDAAVSALTGTAIERLVVESDDLTPVEEPLTPAAPFLLDADGTVASAAMANNAIRDLLEGDSPPALKAQRFLAALSSVAFEQPGVARGIVLLSPQRWNPDAATLEAALAGLTAHPLLETTSIDGYFDALPVDTWDEEDEPVVRHLEGYDPPPPNVTTSELGAATSDLRGLSSLVDDDDPRISAGGRNILVSLTSLWSGGEGRARAREELDVIHATAAEVTSLVTAASDQTVTITARRADIPVTFRNNADEPIEVLVHFESEKLLFPEGDDFLVELPPRSSTKRFEVEARTSGTFPLVMTVTSPDGRLEFQSSRLTVRSTAFTGVGLVITIAAASFLALWWGTHWIRSRRRKRAGAA; this is translated from the coding sequence GTGACCGCGTCCGGGCGGAGAGCCGGGAAGGCCGGCGTCCGGCTGGCCGTCGCTGTCGCCGCCGGAGCCGCTCTCGCGTCGGGCCTCCTCCAGCCCTCCCCCGCCACCGCCGGCGACGACACCGGTGAGGCGGTCGACGGCGTCGTCGGCACGATCGCTCTCGTCGACCAGCCTCCATGGGTCGAGCTCGGGGGTGCCACCGAGCTCGTGGTCGCCGTCAACGGAGCGACACCCGACACCGAGATCGCCGTCACAGTGCACCAGGCCACCACGTCGGGGACAGGGTTCGCCGAGACCCTCTTCGGCGACAATCTCGGGTCCACTCTCGGCCAGATCAGCATCCCGCCCGCCGACCTCGAGGCCGAAGGGGGCGGCCTCCGGATCCCCGTTCTCCTCGACCCAGCGCTACCGAGCACGATCTCGTTCCCGGCCGTCAGCCTTCCCGGCGTCTACCCCGTCGTCGTGGAACTCCGCGACCCCACGACCGGGCTCGTCGGGGACGGCTTCATCACCTATCTCGTGGTTGCCGACACCACGGCCGCCGGGGCTGTGGCCGAGCAGCTCCGCGTCGCGTGGATCTGGCAGCTGGTCGCCGATCCCACCTTCAACGCCGACGGAGCACCCGACGAACGCGTCGTGTCGGAGTTCCGCTCCGACGGGCGGCTGGGCCGGATCGCCACTCGCGTTCCGGACCGCACCGACGTAGCGGTGACCCTGGCCCCGAGCCCGGAGACCGTCGAGTCATGGGCGACCCTGGCGACCGCCGACGAGGACTCCGACGGCTCCGGGGCCACGCTCGCCGGTGCTCCCTCCGGTGGGAACGGGTCGTCGACGACGACCACCACGCCGGCGGCCATCACGCCCGGCCTCGATGCGATGCTCGAGGCGGTTCGCGGCGGCCAGCAACTGCTCAGCGGACCGTTCGTCCCGGTGGATGCCCCGTCCCTGGTGTCTGCAGGGATGGCTCCCCAACTCGACCAAGAGCTCATCGCCGGTGCGTTCAGTCTCGGCTCGACCTTCTCGGTGGGCGTTGACCCGGAAACCGCGGTCGCTGTTCCTGTCGACGACGCCGCGGTCTCCGCTCTCACCGGGACCGCCATCGAGCGACTGGTCGTCGAGTCCGATGACCTCACGCCGGTCGAGGAGCCCCTCACGCCCGCGGCCCCGTTCCTCCTCGACGCCGACGGGACGGTCGCGTCGGCAGCGATGGCGAACAACGCGATCCGCGACCTCCTGGAGGGCGACAGCCCCCCGGCGCTGAAGGCGCAGCGGTTCCTCGCGGCCCTGTCATCGGTCGCCTTCGAGCAGCCCGGCGTCGCCCGCGGCATCGTCCTCCTGTCGCCACAACGCTGGAATCCCGACGCGGCGACGCTCGAGGCCGCCCTGGCCGGACTGACCGCCCACCCTCTCCTCGAGACGACGTCGATCGACGGCTACTTCGATGCCCTGCCGGTGGACACCTGGGACGAGGAGGACGAGCCGGTCGTCCGCCACCTCGAAGGCTACGACCCCCCTCCTCCCAACGTGACCACGAGCGAGCTCGGGGCGGCCACGAGTGATCTCCGGGGCCTCAGCTCGCTCGTGGATGATGACGACCCGCGGATCAGCGCCGGTGGCCGGAACATCCTCGTCTCACTCACGTCGTTGTGGTCGGGTGGGGAGGGACGCGCCCGCGCCCGTGAGGAACTCGACGTCATCCACGCCACCGCCGCCGAGGTCACGTCGCTCGTCACCGCGGCCAGCGACCAGACCGTCACGATCACGGCCCGGCGCGCCGATATCCCTGTGACGTTCCGGAACAACGCCGACGAGCCGATCGAGGTCCTCGTCCACTTCGAGAGCGAGAAGCTCCTGTTCCCCGAGGGGGACGACTTCCTCGTGGAGCTCCCGCCGCGCAGTAGCACGAAACGCTTCGAGGTGGAGGCCCGCACGTCGGGAACGTTCCCCCTGGTCATGACGGTCACGTCGCCCGACGGTCGCCTGGAGTTCCAGAGCAGCCGACTCACGGTCCGCTCCACGGCGTTCACCGGTGTGGGGCTCGTCATCACCATCGCTGCCGCGTCTTTCCTCGCGCTGTGGTGGGGAACCCACTGGATCCGCTCACGGCGCCGAAAGCGTGCGGGGGCGGCGTGA
- the murJ gene encoding murein biosynthesis integral membrane protein MurJ produces MTTEQPQVPSDPTETDLDVAEAEAFTTEAGGRRLLRSSAVVGAGTALSRVTGMLRVGAIAFALGATATADTFNIANMAPAIVYELILGGVLSATLVPVFVEHLDDGNDDAASAVTTVAMAGLAILAVVGVLAAPLIMRLLGLLADDELRSDQLALGTSLLRLLIPQVVFFGFVALASAILNARRRFAAPAFVPVLNNIVVIAAFLTVASLAGDDVGLDRVRNDTGLILLMGIGTTAGIAAMAGALYPALRSAGVRLRILFTLRNPAVRKVARLSGWTFGYVLANQAAFLVVLILAFSREGEVSAYQYAFIFFQLPHGLFSVSIMTAITPEFARSATRRDWSDLRDRFSYGMRLMGFLVLPTSVGFLVITRTVDAGALAFGELSGSSAALTAQTLSYFAIGMFAFSAYLYSLRVFYAMQDTRTPFFLNGGENLLNIALALALFPSMGVRGLALAWSVSYWIATAATLVVLRRRLGRLDGGRVLRSLGRMLIGCAVLAVVVWAVLAGLGTDGQARAVAVVGLGIVAGAAAYFAVMAALRAEETGGLRSLVARRSARPREIPTDG; encoded by the coding sequence GTGACGACCGAGCAGCCGCAGGTTCCCAGCGACCCGACCGAGACCGACCTCGACGTCGCTGAGGCCGAGGCGTTCACCACCGAGGCGGGCGGGCGGCGCCTCCTGCGCTCGAGCGCCGTGGTCGGTGCGGGCACCGCCCTGTCGCGTGTAACGGGGATGCTGCGGGTCGGGGCCATCGCCTTCGCTCTCGGTGCGACGGCCACGGCCGACACGTTCAACATCGCCAACATGGCCCCGGCCATCGTGTACGAGCTGATCCTCGGTGGCGTCCTGTCGGCCACGCTCGTACCGGTGTTCGTCGAGCACCTCGACGACGGCAACGACGACGCAGCGTCCGCTGTCACGACCGTCGCAATGGCCGGTCTCGCGATCCTCGCCGTGGTGGGCGTTCTGGCCGCGCCGCTCATCATGCGGCTGCTCGGGCTCCTCGCCGATGACGAACTGCGGTCCGATCAGTTGGCCCTCGGCACGAGCCTGCTCCGGCTCCTCATCCCGCAGGTCGTCTTCTTCGGCTTCGTGGCACTTGCCTCGGCGATCCTGAACGCGCGACGCCGTTTTGCCGCGCCCGCCTTCGTCCCGGTCCTCAACAACATCGTGGTGATAGCGGCGTTCCTGACCGTCGCCTCACTCGCCGGCGACGACGTGGGCCTCGACAGGGTCCGCAACGACACGGGCCTGATCCTCCTGATGGGGATCGGCACGACCGCCGGCATCGCCGCCATGGCCGGCGCCCTCTACCCCGCCCTTCGCTCCGCGGGGGTCCGTCTGCGGATCCTGTTCACGTTGCGGAACCCCGCGGTCCGAAAGGTCGCACGGCTGTCGGGATGGACGTTCGGCTACGTGCTCGCCAACCAGGCTGCGTTCCTCGTCGTGCTGATCCTGGCCTTCTCCCGCGAGGGCGAGGTCTCGGCCTACCAGTACGCCTTCATCTTCTTCCAGCTCCCCCACGGCCTGTTCTCGGTGTCGATCATGACGGCGATCACTCCCGAGTTCGCCCGCTCCGCGACACGACGCGACTGGTCGGATCTCCGCGACCGCTTCTCGTACGGCATGCGCTTGATGGGGTTCCTCGTCCTCCCGACCTCCGTGGGCTTCCTCGTCATCACCCGCACCGTCGACGCAGGTGCGTTGGCGTTCGGTGAGCTCTCCGGATCGTCGGCCGCGCTCACCGCCCAGACGCTGTCGTACTTCGCGATCGGCATGTTCGCCTTCTCGGCCTACCTCTACTCCCTTCGCGTCTTCTACGCGATGCAGGACACCCGCACGCCGTTCTTCCTGAACGGCGGGGAGAACCTGCTCAACATCGCTCTGGCGCTGGCCCTGTTCCCCTCGATGGGCGTCCGCGGCCTGGCCCTGGCGTGGTCGGTGTCCTACTGGATCGCCACGGCTGCGACGCTCGTCGTCCTCCGCCGGCGTCTCGGGCGCCTCGACGGCGGGCGCGTCCTGCGCAGCCTCGGTCGGATGCTGATCGGCTGCGCGGTCCTGGCGGTGGTCGTCTGGGCGGTGCTCGCCGGTCTGGGCACCGACGGGCAGGCCCGCGCCGTGGCGGTCGTCGGGCTCGGGATCGTGGCGGGAGCGGCCGCCTACTTCGCCGTCATGGCGGCGCTGCGGGCCGAGGAGACGGGCGGGCTCCGCTCCCTGGTGGCCCGTCGCTCCGCACGGCCGCGGGAAATCCCTACCGACGGGTAA
- a CDS encoding DegV family protein, producing the protein MDIRVVTDSACDLPDDLVEKHNIRIVPLTIRFGDLEFVDRFELSHEAFWERCANSDTLPETSAPSAGAFEKVFTELFDDGADAIVCINLASRLSATMQAAEVAAASVSERGHVEVIDSLNVSLVLGNMAIVASERAAAGDDLEAVIAAVESQRERGRLYATLDTLENLRKGGRVGGAQALLGSMLSIKPIVTFEDGEVTPLAKVRTRGKSLAWLVDKAAEERIDHVGVLHADADDLDDFLEMLRPVLPGQDILVSTIGPVIGTHSGRGAIGITFTTGEE; encoded by the coding sequence GTGGACATACGAGTCGTGACCGACAGCGCGTGCGACCTTCCCGACGACCTGGTCGAGAAGCACAACATCCGGATCGTTCCACTCACGATCCGCTTCGGCGATCTCGAGTTCGTCGACCGTTTCGAGCTCAGCCACGAGGCCTTCTGGGAGCGCTGCGCCAACAGCGACACCCTGCCCGAAACATCCGCGCCCTCTGCGGGCGCATTCGAGAAGGTGTTCACCGAGCTCTTCGACGACGGCGCCGACGCCATCGTGTGCATCAACCTTGCATCTCGTCTCTCCGCCACGATGCAGGCCGCCGAAGTCGCTGCTGCGTCGGTGTCGGAACGCGGGCACGTCGAGGTCATCGACTCGCTCAACGTGTCGCTCGTCCTCGGGAACATGGCGATCGTCGCTTCGGAGCGGGCCGCAGCCGGCGACGACCTCGAGGCTGTCATTGCCGCCGTCGAGAGCCAGCGGGAACGTGGGCGCCTGTACGCCACGCTCGACACACTCGAGAACCTGCGCAAGGGGGGACGCGTCGGTGGAGCACAGGCACTACTCGGTTCGATGCTGTCGATCAAGCCGATCGTCACGTTCGAGGACGGTGAGGTCACGCCGCTCGCCAAGGTCCGCACCCGCGGCAAGTCCCTGGCGTGGCTGGTCGACAAGGCCGCCGAGGAGCGGATCGACCACGTCGGCGTCCTGCACGCCGACGCCGATGATCTCGACGACTTCCTGGAGATGTTGCGTCCCGTCCTCCCGGGCCAGGACATCCTCGTCAGCACCATCGGTCCGGTGATCGGAACCCACTCCGGGCGTGGTGCGATCGGCATCACCTTCACGACCGGCGAGGAGTGA
- a CDS encoding protein kinase produces MAEKVSVGTVLNNRYRLTRELAGGGMGTVFTAEDTLLSRPVAVKVLHADLARDPGIRERFHHEALAAARLSHPGIVATYDTGDDDGVAYIVMELADGQTLRGAIDARGMMPPGVAADVAAQVADALEDAHRHGVIHRDVKPGNILVRADGRVQVVDFGIAKATGSADLTRTGMVIGTARYLAPEQAQGHGTDARTDVYALGLVLYEMLTGQVPFTRDTDMATAAARLTNYPRPVQELRPEVPAPLAAVVLRALAREPSARYQSAGQFAAALRDAAAGRSPESAPRRRAPTPAPRPAPRPTPHRPPRKRRTNPLAWLLVVIAVAGAAVAIAWAVQESSTSDSPTTTTVGLEAP; encoded by the coding sequence GTGGCTGAGAAGGTCTCCGTCGGCACGGTCCTGAACAACCGCTACCGGCTCACGCGGGAACTGGCCGGGGGTGGCATGGGTACCGTCTTCACCGCCGAGGACACACTGCTGTCGCGACCCGTGGCGGTGAAGGTCCTGCATGCCGACCTCGCACGTGACCCCGGGATCCGGGAGCGGTTCCACCACGAGGCGCTGGCCGCCGCGCGCCTCTCGCACCCCGGGATCGTCGCCACCTACGACACGGGAGACGACGACGGTGTGGCCTATATCGTGATGGAGCTGGCCGACGGCCAGACCCTGCGCGGGGCGATCGACGCCCGCGGAATGATGCCGCCGGGGGTGGCCGCCGACGTCGCCGCCCAGGTCGCCGACGCCCTCGAGGACGCCCACCGACACGGCGTGATCCACCGGGACGTGAAGCCCGGCAACATCCTCGTGCGCGCCGACGGCAGGGTGCAGGTGGTCGACTTCGGGATCGCCAAGGCCACCGGGTCCGCCGACCTCACCCGAACCGGCATGGTGATCGGTACGGCCCGCTACCTCGCTCCCGAGCAGGCACAGGGCCACGGCACCGACGCGCGCACCGACGTGTATGCCCTCGGGCTCGTCCTCTACGAGATGCTCACGGGCCAGGTCCCGTTCACCCGCGACACCGACATGGCCACAGCTGCCGCGCGCCTCACGAACTACCCACGCCCGGTGCAGGAGCTCCGCCCCGAGGTGCCGGCTCCCCTCGCTGCGGTGGTCCTCCGTGCGCTGGCCCGGGAGCCGTCGGCGCGCTACCAGAGCGCCGGCCAGTTCGCGGCGGCGCTGCGCGACGCCGCGGCAGGGCGCTCCCCCGAGTCGGCACCCCGACGGCGCGCCCCCACACCGGCGCCGCGCCCCGCCCCCCGGCCCACTCCCCACCGGCCGCCGCGCAAGCGACGCACCAACCCACTGGCGTGGTTGCTCGTCGTCATCGCCGTCGCCGGTGCGGCCGTGGCGATCGCATGGGCGGTCCAGGAATCGTCGACGAGCGACTCCCCGACGACGACCACGGTCGGGCTCGAAGCTCCCTGA
- a CDS encoding sigma-70 family RNA polymerase sigma factor gives MGRPDEVSSADTDAVLATAASGGDRRALELLLERHADRIHRLCARIVRDPSDTLDAAQETMIAVARGIDRFDGRSAFTTWLYRVATNAAIEETRRRGRRPVPTEEPLDVPAPSPGPESAATSRIDVEHALERVPDDFRAALVLRDMEELDYSEIAAVLDVPIGTVRSRIARGRRALATLLGNYSRDGDVQQGTHHD, from the coding sequence ATGGGCCGACCGGATGAGGTCTCGAGCGCCGACACCGACGCGGTGCTGGCGACAGCCGCATCCGGTGGCGATCGCCGCGCGCTGGAGCTGCTGCTGGAGCGACACGCCGACCGTATCCACCGGCTGTGCGCCCGCATCGTGCGCGATCCCAGCGACACCCTCGACGCCGCTCAGGAGACGATGATCGCCGTTGCCCGCGGCATCGACCGCTTCGACGGCCGCAGTGCGTTCACGACCTGGCTCTACCGCGTGGCCACGAACGCCGCCATCGAGGAGACGCGTCGTCGCGGGCGTCGGCCCGTGCCGACCGAGGAGCCCCTCGACGTCCCGGCCCCGTCCCCCGGCCCGGAGTCGGCGGCCACCAGCAGGATCGACGTCGAACACGCCCTCGAGCGGGTGCCCGACGACTTCCGGGCGGCTCTGGTGCTTCGCGACATGGAGGAGCTCGACTACTCCGAGATCGCCGCTGTCCTGGATGTCCCGATCGGGACTGTCCGCTCCCGGATCGCACGGGGGCGACGTGCCCTGGCGACGCTTCTCGGGAACTATTCCAGGGATGGCGACGTCCAACAGGGGACGCACCATGACTGA
- a CDS encoding phage holin family protein — MSDWTADAADTVEQVVATVRDRTVVPARAAAKAVVYGLLVGFFVSVALILLAVGAFRFLDIWIPAGVWASYLIIGGILVIGGVLAWTKRGTPPARSSEES; from the coding sequence ATGAGCGACTGGACGGCCGACGCAGCCGACACCGTCGAGCAGGTCGTGGCGACGGTGCGCGACCGCACCGTGGTGCCGGCGCGCGCAGCCGCCAAGGCCGTGGTCTACGGCCTCCTCGTGGGCTTCTTCGTGTCGGTCGCCCTGATCCTGCTCGCCGTCGGTGCCTTTCGCTTCCTCGACATCTGGATCCCCGCCGGTGTGTGGGCCTCGTACCTCATCATCGGCGGAATCCTCGTGATCGGAGGTGTGTTGGCCTGGACGAAGCGTGGAACACCCCCCGCGCGGTCCTCCGAGGAGTCCTGA